A single region of the Cryptosporangium minutisporangium genome encodes:
- a CDS encoding XRE family transcriptional regulator, protein MEHTPAITATLAEVGPRLRRLRTQRGITLTALAETTGISKSTLSRLESGQRRPSLELLLPIAQAHQVPLDELVGAPQVGDPRVRLVARQANGRTVLPLTRHAGSLQAWKVVIPADQTVPDLRVHEGYEWLYVLSGQLRLVLAEHDFLLRAGEAAEFDTRLPHWFGSVGEHPVEILSILGRQGERMHVRARPRESRR, encoded by the coding sequence GTGGAGCACACGCCTGCCATCACGGCCACGCTGGCCGAGGTCGGCCCTCGACTACGGCGCCTACGGACCCAGCGCGGCATCACCCTCACGGCCCTTGCCGAAACCACCGGGATCTCCAAGAGCACCCTCTCGCGTCTGGAGAGCGGTCAGCGGCGACCTAGTCTGGAGCTACTGCTGCCGATCGCGCAGGCCCACCAGGTCCCGCTGGACGAGCTCGTCGGTGCGCCGCAGGTAGGCGACCCGCGAGTACGGCTCGTAGCCCGCCAAGCGAACGGCCGCACGGTTCTGCCGCTGACTCGGCACGCCGGTTCGTTGCAGGCATGGAAGGTCGTCATTCCCGCAGATCAGACCGTGCCGGACCTCCGCGTCCACGAGGGCTACGAGTGGCTCTACGTGCTGTCCGGCCAACTCCGCCTGGTCCTCGCCGAGCACGACTTCCTCCTGCGAGCCGGCGAGGCGGCGGAGTTCGACACCCGGCTCCCGCACTGGTTCGGCAGCGTCGGCGAGCACCCCGTGGAGATCCTCAGCATTCTCGGCCGTCAAGGCGAGCGGATGCACGTCCGCGCCCGACCGCGGGAGTCCCGCCGCTGA
- a CDS encoding NADPH:quinone oxidoreductase family protein, with the protein MSTEHHMRALQQTSFHGPKDMRLITDAPVPTPGPGEVLIRVAAAGVNFADVTQTYGRYRGGPQPPYLAGFEGAGEVVASGGDVTGVEIGQHVLGTGYGAFAEYLVLPASTAVAVPDGWDDHQALGLVLNWGTALAALRPLGRLEPGETVVIHAAAGGVGQAAVRAAKNRGAVVIAAASMPKHDVVRALGADHVVDPGRSDLAAQVRELTSGRGADLVLESVGGATFAASLAAARPVTGRVVVYGLAAGEASVTNHQLVFDHQVQVIGLHIGVLGQVAPDMFAEVMAEVDALRTAGVVVPGHPAAYDLEDGPDVLARLEARATTGKLVLRP; encoded by the coding sequence ACCACATGCGGGCCCTGCAGCAGACCTCGTTCCACGGCCCGAAAGACATGCGCTTGATCACCGACGCGCCGGTGCCGACGCCGGGACCAGGAGAGGTCCTGATCCGCGTCGCCGCCGCGGGGGTCAACTTCGCCGACGTGACGCAGACCTACGGTCGTTACCGCGGTGGCCCGCAGCCGCCGTACCTCGCCGGTTTTGAAGGCGCCGGTGAGGTCGTCGCCTCCGGCGGGGACGTGACCGGGGTCGAGATCGGTCAGCACGTGCTGGGCACCGGTTACGGCGCTTTCGCCGAGTACCTGGTGCTCCCCGCGTCCACCGCGGTGGCGGTGCCGGACGGCTGGGACGATCACCAGGCCCTCGGTCTCGTTCTCAACTGGGGTACCGCGCTGGCCGCGCTCCGGCCGTTGGGCCGCCTCGAGCCCGGAGAGACCGTGGTGATCCACGCCGCCGCCGGTGGGGTGGGGCAGGCCGCGGTGCGGGCGGCCAAAAATCGTGGCGCGGTCGTCATCGCCGCCGCGTCCATGCCCAAGCACGACGTCGTGCGGGCGCTCGGCGCCGACCACGTCGTCGACCCGGGCCGCTCCGACCTCGCGGCCCAGGTGCGGGAGCTGACCAGCGGCCGAGGAGCCGACCTGGTGCTCGAGTCCGTCGGCGGCGCGACGTTCGCCGCGAGCCTGGCCGCGGCCCGGCCGGTCACCGGCCGGGTCGTCGTCTACGGGCTCGCCGCGGGGGAGGCCTCGGTCACCAACCACCAGCTGGTCTTCGATCACCAGGTCCAGGTGATCGGATTGCACATCGGCGTGCTCGGGCAGGTGGCACCCGACATGTTCGCCGAGGTGATGGCGGAGGTCGACGCGCTGCGCACGGCGGGAGTCGTGGTGCCCGGCCATCCGGCCGCCTACGACCTGGAGGACGGGCCCGACGTCCTGGCCCGTCTGGAGGCACGGGCGACGACGGGGAAGCTGGTCCTCCGTCCCTGA